A genome region from Arachis duranensis cultivar V14167 chromosome 6, aradu.V14167.gnm2.J7QH, whole genome shotgun sequence includes the following:
- the LOC107492889 gene encoding nudix hydrolase 23, chloroplastic isoform X2 — translation MRAICTLCGKIAYQNPKMVVGCLIDHDNKVLLCKRNIQPSHGLWTLPAGYLEIGESAVEGAIRETREEANADVEVISPFAQLDIPLIGQTYMIFLAKLKTPHFSPGPESSECQLFPVDEIPIDSLSFSSMVVTLSLYVEDVKAGKPKFHYGIINKSTRLV, via the exons ATGAGAGCCATTTGTACACTTTGTGGGAAGATTGCTTATCAGAATCCAAAAATG GTAGTCGGTTGCCTCATCGATCATGATAACAAGGTCCTTCTTTGCAAGAGGAATATTCAACCATCTCATGGCCTTTG GACGCTTCCTGCTGGTTATTTGGAAATTGGAGAATCAGCTGTGGAAGGTGCTATAAGGGAAACGAGGGAAGAAGCAAATGCTGATGTGGAAGTCATTTCTCCGTTTGCTCAATTGGATATTCCTTTAATCGGTCAA ACTTATATGATATTCTTAGCAAAACTGAAGACACCCCACTTTTCACCGGGTCCAGAATCATCAGAATGCCAACTATTTCCGGTTGATGAAATACCTATCGATTCTCTATCCTTTTCATCAATGGTGGTTACCTTAAGTTTG TATGTTGAGGATGTTAAGGCTGGAAAACCTAAATTCCATTATGGCATCATCAACAAAAG TACAAGGCTTGTGTAA
- the LOC107492889 gene encoding nudix hydrolase 23, chloroplastic isoform X1, protein MRAICTLCGKIAYQNPKMVVGCLIDHDNKVLLCKRNIQPSHGLWTLPAGYLEIGESAVEGAIRETREEANADVEVISPFAQLDIPLIGQTYMIFLAKLKTPHFSPGPESSECQLFPVDEIPIDSLSFSSMVVTLSLYVEDVKAGKPKFHYGIINKRPGTSPSDIHAYTLDHHMHL, encoded by the exons ATGAGAGCCATTTGTACACTTTGTGGGAAGATTGCTTATCAGAATCCAAAAATG GTAGTCGGTTGCCTCATCGATCATGATAACAAGGTCCTTCTTTGCAAGAGGAATATTCAACCATCTCATGGCCTTTG GACGCTTCCTGCTGGTTATTTGGAAATTGGAGAATCAGCTGTGGAAGGTGCTATAAGGGAAACGAGGGAAGAAGCAAATGCTGATGTGGAAGTCATTTCTCCGTTTGCTCAATTGGATATTCCTTTAATCGGTCAA ACTTATATGATATTCTTAGCAAAACTGAAGACACCCCACTTTTCACCGGGTCCAGAATCATCAGAATGCCAACTATTTCCGGTTGATGAAATACCTATCGATTCTCTATCCTTTTCATCAATGGTGGTTACCTTAAGTTTG TATGTTGAGGATGTTAAGGCTGGAAAACCTAAATTCCATTATGGCATCATCAACAAAAG GCCCGGTACGAGTCCTTCAGATATTCATGCCTATACATTGGATCATCATATGCACTTGTGA
- the LOC107492887 gene encoding metal tolerance protein C2, which yields MEARDSPRSSMNGDFGFGTGSDRRFAFSRQTSFQQQQQPHTPIAVDSGRPFLSRTDSSIDIPNPVHRYDKLTGSTERSSFPSFVFGVFRNIRSGHRYMKRLFLMISLNVAYSTVELLFGLFTGRVGLVSDAFHLTFGCGLLTFSLFVMAASRNKPDREYTYGYKRLEVLSAFTNALFLLFMSFSLAVEALHAFIQDESEHKHYLIVSAVTNLIVNLIGVWFFRNYARINLAYRNAEDMNNHSVCLHVLADSIRSAGLILASWLLSIGVQNAEVLCLGLVAAAVFTIVLPLFRATGGVLLQMASPSIPKTALSKCLRQITAQEDVLEVSQARFWELVPGHVVGSLSIQVKKGIDDRPILEFVHGLYHDLGVQDLTVQTDHT from the exons ATGGAAGCTCGAGACTCACCACGGAGCTCCATGAACGGCGATTTCGGGTTCGGTACCGGCAGCGATCGAAGGTTCGCGTTTTCGCGGCAAACTTCGTTCCAACAGCAGCAGCAGCCTCATACGCCGATTGCCGTCGATTCGGGGAGACCTTTTTTGTCCCGAACTGATTCCAGCATAGACATTCCCAACCCGGTGCACCGTTACGACAAGCTCACTGGGTCCACGGAAAGATCGTCTTTTCCTTCCTTCGTTTTTGGTGTGTTTAGGAACATTAGGTCTGGTCATAGGTACATGAAGAGACTCTTTTTGATGATTTCTTTGAATGTGGCCTACTCTACTGTTGAGTTGCTCTTTGGCCTCTTCACTGGCCGTGTTG gtttggTGTCTGATGCGTTTCATTTGACTTTTGGATGTGGTCTTTTGACATTTTCTCTATTTGTTATGGCTGCATCAAGGAACAAACCTGATCGAGAATATACTTATGG ATATAAAAGGCTAGAAGTTTTGTCTGCATTCACCAATGCC ctgtttcttttgtttatgtCATTCTCCCTAGCAGTTGAAGCACTCCATGCATTCATACAAGATGAATCAGAGCACAA GCATTACTTAATTGTTTCTGCGGTTACCAATTTAATTGTGAATCTTATCGGTGTGTGGTTCTTTCGGAACTATGCTCGGATTAATCTTG CTTACAGAAATGCTGAAGATATGAATAACCATTCAGTTTGCCTACATGTTCTTGCAGATTCCATTCGCAG TGCAGGTCTGATATTGGCATCATGGTTATTGTCAATTGG GGTTCAGAATGCAGAAGTCTTGTGTTTGGGACTTGTTGCTGCTGCTGTgtttactattgttcttccactCTTTAGGGCAACTGGCGGTGTCTTGCTACAAATGGCATCTCCCAGCATTCCAAAAACTGCTTTGAGCAAATGCTTGAGACAG ATTACTGCTCAGGAAGATGTTCTGGAAGTCTCCCAGGCGCGTTTTTGGGAATTGGTGCCAGGTCATGTTGTTGGTTCATTGTCAATTCAG GTGAAGAAAGGGATTGATGATCGGCCAATCCTCGAATTTGTGCATGGTCTATACCATGATTTGGGTGTGCAGGACCTCACCGTGCAGACTGATCATACTTGA
- the LOC107492886 gene encoding uncharacterized protein LOC107492886, with protein MDQKIEHFSHVHPLLLKEDHKNEDDGMKLVSCSACEEQISGPSYSCKECNYILHKSCIELPLKLKHPLHPQHPLTLLSTPPYDAGYFCDACRGTFNNGFVYHCSLCTYDLDISCASTWHPDDGHVHAFISLNSLQPFVCYACGGEAGEGSASFCTACQIWVHCSCAELPHTIIKHFHHHPLQLTYSLNRVYGFRDDITCGVCHGTMSSGFAGYYCSDCRFPMHLKCPAKQEEDFESDTEEEKDHEDETLALDKDKESNVDFGHNHLLTLIEELSLEFADKLCDGCVQAIAAPPLYSCSENCGFLLHKSCAELPRTKQHRFHPHPLTLHSKAPSYDGIYRCDSCKSLSNGFVYRCDECQFDLDVRCGTLEDKVKHESHKHPLSVEKTNIARECKCCHSPSKYVLVCDVCDDFAIDCGCANLPSKIWNKCDKHVLSLIYNGQGKLMECNNCGICREIISPKKWLYYCEECDFGAHPSCVVDKSCSSVKFGGTFQYDAHSHPLALVEETGKHPPPPCEACGDGCKGWTLECEQCKCYFHREGQCFWEQLKKSSQYLTLSRTMRHKFAANVLAATPNVTDK; from the coding sequence ATGGATCAAAAGATTGAGCATTTCAGCCATGTCCACCCATTGCTATTGAAAGAGGATCACAAGAATGAAGATGATGGGATGAAACTAGTTTCTTGCTCAGCCTGTGAGGAACAGATTTCAGGTCCTTCCTATTCTTGTAAAGAATGCAACTACATTCTTCACAAATCATGCATAGAACTTCCACTCAAATTGAAGCATCCCTTGCACCCTCAACACCCTCTCACACTCCTTTCAACTCCACCTTATGATGCAGGGTACTTTTGTGATGCATGCAGAGGAACCTTCAACAATGGATTTGTCTACCATTGCTCTCTTTGCACCTATGATCTTGACATATCATGTGCTTCTACATGGCACCCTGATGATGGCCATGTTCATGCCTTCATTTCCTTGAATAGTTTGCAGCCATTTGTTTGTTATGCTTGTGGAGGCGAAGCTGGCGAGGGCTCGGCCTCCTTTTGCACTGCTTGCCAGATTTGGGTTCATTGCAGCTGTGCTGAATTGCCTCATACCATCATAAAACACTTCCATCATCATCCTTTGCAGCTCACCTATTCGCTTAATCGTGTTTACGGATTCAGGGATGACATAACTTGTGGTGTATGTCATGGAACAATGAGTTCAGGATTTGCAGGTTATTATTGTTCAGATTGCAGATTTCCAATGCATTTGAAGTGTCCAGCAAAACAAGAAGAGGATTTTGAGTCTGAtactgaagaagaaaaggatcATGAAGATGAAACGCTTGCTCTTGATAAGGACAAAGAATCCAATGTTGATTTCGGACATAACCATTTGTTAACATTGATAGAGGAACTGAGTTTGGAATTTGCTGATAAACTCTGTGATGGGTGTGTACAAGCCATCGCTGCACCACCATTGTATTCTTGTTCAGAGAATTGTGGTTTCCTTCTTCATAAGAGTTGTGCTGAGTTGCCTAGAACGAAGCAGCACCGgtttcatcctcatcctttgaCTCTTCATTCTAAGGCACCTTCTTATGATGGCATTTATAGGTGTGATAGCTGCAAATCATTGAGCAATGGCTTCGTGTATCGCTGCGACGAGTGTCAGTTCGACCTTGATGTTCGTTGTGGCACCCTTGAGGACAAAGTTAAGCATGAAAGCCACAAGCATCCTCTTTCCGTAGAGAAGACAAACATTGCAAGGGAATGCAAATGTTGTCACTCTCCATCAAAATATGTGCTTGTATGTGATGTTTGTGATGATTTTGCCATTGATTGTGGGTGTGCTAATCTACCCTCTAAGATTTGGAACAAGTGTGACAAACATGTTCTGAGTCTAATCTACAATGGTCAAGGTAAATTGATGGAATGCAATAACTGTGGCATTTGCAGAGAGATAATATCTCCAAAGAAATGGTTGTACTATTGTGAAGAATGTGATTTTGGTGCTCATCCTTCTTGTGTAGTTGACAAGTCTTGTAGTAGTGTCAAATTTGGAGGCACTTTCCAATACGATGCACACTCCCACCCTCTTGCATTGGTTGAAGAAACTGGGAAGCACCCTCCTCCTCCATGTGAAGCTTGTGGTGATGGCTGCAAAGGTTGGACACTTGAATGTGAGCAATGcaaatgctacttccacagagAGGGGCAATGTTTCTGGGAGCAGCTTAAGAAGAGTTCACAGTACTTGACACTGTCTAGAACGATGAGGCATAAATTTGCAGCAAATGTGTTGGCTGCCACTCCCAATGTAACTGATAAATGA
- the LOC107492885 gene encoding uncharacterized protein LOC107492885, producing MRIRKRHALLSSSHFPPTPPSDPHRSPGLVQLTTANLHHRQRGSDHGAQPSDQPVAPINGWDDSSGESGAHRQHIKQDPSVEDDYDYDDGRREDSGEDSEDKKSNHSRKGNIFGSSQTLPPAPPLNLQDERWCEEEKAIPFKKRRGSFDNMGISDGKKTKARMKTKMNNKCSNSKSEEEKVKGKKKKKGRGSAVMEGSRCSRVNGRGWRCCQQTLVGYSLCEHHLGKGRLRSMTSVRNRSTTTKVVVQQQQQQQQQHPHDHGNNNNNPSSSSSSDKLSLKTIMGGSSSNKRKMKQLGMVKARSINSLLGQTTNTPIAHT from the exons ATGAGGATCCGCAAAAGGCATGCGCTTTTATCTTCCTCCCACTTTCCGCCCACTCCTCCGTCAGATCCCCACCGCTCACCAGGGCTGGTGCAACTCACCACCGCAAATCTCCACCACCGACAACGTGGCTCCGATCATGGTGCTCAACCGTCTGATCAACCTGTCGCGCCTATCAACGGCTGGGATGATTCCTCCGGTGAGAGTGGGGCACACAGACAGCACATCAAGCAAGACCCTTCG GTGGAggatgattatgattatgatgatgGAAGAAGAGAAGACAGTGGTGAAGACTCGGAGGACAAGAAAAGTAATCATTCCAG GAAAGGAAACATCTTTGGTTCTTCCCAAACACTGCCACCAGCACCACCGTTAAACCTTCAAG ATGAGAGATGGTGTGAGGAAGAGAAAGCGATTCCTTTCAAGAAACGAAGAGGGAGCTTTGACAACATGGGAATAAGTGATGGTAAGAAGACGAAAGCGAGGATGAAGACGAAGATGAACAACAAGTGCAGTAATAGCAAGAGTGAAGAGGAGAAGgtgaaagggaagaagaagaagaaggggaggGGCAGTGCAGTAATGGAAGGATCACGGTGCAGTCGTGTGAATGGAAGAGGTTGGAGGTGTTGCCAACAAACTCTTGTTGGTTACTCCCTCTGTGAGCATCACTTGGGCAAAGGAAGACTCAGAAGCATGACAAGTGTTCGAAACCGTTCTACAACAACAAAGGTGGTggtgcaacaacaacaacaacaacaacaacaacatcctCATGATCatggtaataataataataatccttcatcttcttcttcttctgataAGCTCAGCTTGAAGACGATAATGGGTGGTAGTAGTAGCAACAAGAGGAAGATGAAGCAGCTTGGAATGGTGAAAGCTCGATCCATAAACAGCTTACTGGGCCAAACAACTAACACACCCATTGCGCACACTTAG